DNA sequence from the Pseudostreptobacillus hongkongensis genome:
AGGTCTTCTTACACTACCATTTGACTCAACAACAAAGTGAGGTGCTGATATTGCATCATGCGCTCTTCTCATGTTTCTTTTAGCTTTTGAAGTTCTTTTCTTAGGTACTGCCATTTTGAGCTCCTTTCTACATAATTTTTAATTATGCCATTACATGTAATTTGTATTAATACTTATATATATTACCTAATTTTTAATGATTTGTCAAGTAAAAATTACTTACTTATTTATTAATTATACTTTTCTAACTCTTCATTACTTAGTTCTAAAACTTCTTCTACACTAAGACCTGAAACAACTGCTCTAATTTGATATCCTGTAACAGTTTCTTTTTCTTTTAATAAATCTGCTATATTTTGTAATTTTTCTTTATTATCTTTTAAAATTTGTAATGTTTCTTCATATTTAG
Encoded proteins:
- the rpmF gene encoding 50S ribosomal protein L32; its protein translation is MAVPKKRTSKAKRNMRRAHDAISAPHFVVESNGSVRRPHRLNLETGEYRGRKVLKSTVEEIVE